Proteins encoded by one window of Anopheles maculipalpis chromosome 2RL, idAnoMacuDA_375_x, whole genome shotgun sequence:
- the LOC126558521 gene encoding retinaldehyde-binding protein 1-like, with the protein MKNTKAITKADQYRFKMSDELLLIAKEELRETQATRDHALQMLREWAEKNPRIVKIRMDANFFLKFLRAKKFQIPVVQENIERYVLLKNAFEGAFKNLDCRLPKMAKLIDDGYMFALPERDREGRRVIFYRPGVFDLREYTNADMLKIHGICYETLMANEENQIRGFVHAGVGTGIGLPYLTLFTIKEAVRIAKNGEKILPMRHREMYGCNINPAMKMAVDFGMSLISQKLRDRIRLYTDIKDIELEKRLLPKEYGGEMPMAEMIRLWKQELEAYRAQLLADDEMAVNLSMYSDAAKEGSVGALKQPLNGCTGANDNSTYGLAGSFRKLEVD; encoded by the exons ATGAAGAACACGAAAGCGATCACCAAGGCGGATCAGTACCGTTTCAAGATGTCGGACGAGCTGCTACTGATCGCGAAAGAGGAACTCCGAGAAACGCAAGCCACTCGCGACCATGCGCTGCAGATGTTGCGCGAGTGGGCCGAGAAAAATCCACGCATCGTTAAGATTCGGATGG ACGCCAACTTTTTCCTAAAGTTTCTGCGCGCCAAAAAGTTCCAGATTCCAGTCGTGCAGGAAAACATCGAGCGGTATGTGCTGCTGAAGAATGCGTTCGAGGGTGCGTTTAAAAATCTCGACTGCCGGCTGCCCAAGATGGCGAAGCTGATCGATGATGG gTACATGTTTGCATTGCCCGAGCGTGACCGAGAAGGGCGTCGGGTGATCTTCTACCGGCCGGGTGTGTTTGATCTTCGTGAGTACACCAACGCGGATATGCTGAAGATCCATGGCATCTGCTATGAAACGCTGATGGCGAACGAAGAAAATCAGATTCGTGGCTTTGTGCATGCGGGCGTCGGTACCGGAATTGGGCTTCCGTATCTGACACTGTTCACGATCAAGGAAGCGGTAAGGATCGCGAAGAATGGAGAAAAGATCCTGCCGATGCGACACCGAGAGATGTACGGGTGTAACATTAACCCGGCGATGAAGATGGCGGTCGATTTTGGGATGTCGTTGATTTCGCAAAAGCTGCGCGATCGCATCCGGCTGTACACGGACATAAAGGACATCGAGCTGGAAAAGCGTCTGCTGCCGAAGGAATACGGTGGTGAGATGCCGATGGCGGAGATGATCCGACTGTGGAAGCAGGAACTCGAGGCGTACCGTGCTCAGCTGCTGGCGGACGACGAGATGGCAGTTAATCTGAGCATGTACTCGGACGCGGCGAAGGAAGGTTCGGTCGGTGCGTTGAAGCAGCCGCTGAATGGGTGCACCGGAGCGAACGATAACTCGACGTACGGGTTGGCCGGCAGTTTCCGAAAGCTGGAAGTCGATTGA
- the LOC126567284 gene encoding uncharacterized protein LOC126567284, with translation MSTEIKTTNVEEVLPNDEDLGRRNCRWRELVQKYEETTQNQSDHSMDIDTAMGMLDQDMSDESSVSDVLEASSDEQSPPEDVEEIQRQLKVAVPLRKREWEANGLKEILDDNEFRMLSHEKVENWLRNHMHSITGHYNVHYQTEQVTTVTETETRMDADADSLYSVDTAQYIRSNKQISNKLKVTTMIKQYSVTSSVRRLTSLGIIMDDQKSDLANSRLSLPLPRTLTKSDSACDVKKALPQYSHDPRQKAAIDKQSSRTIGSPVTKKTTTHTTKAERRDRRKVFKKTVPRKRPGASSGERATAPAKQRYDPDQMYVKALEQCARQKRAKPISQRKVSQRFANRMQFTSTSSSSESDSDEVFFTPFAARDRVPSSSRMKPLPPTDPQQQPSPAVVAPKDKLVIISPSKTASPTEREIVGSLQSITLGASKRQRAEPAGPAPAAPSCSEPAKKRVELFKNGFYFEEGLVIYRPKTIRPDAAQSERIQLLVGDLNLTGVTKQRHLDKFQAFNHRVHPNSTVCFYPTDSSDTAESSDTSTENSYEDDPISTFRPRNTERLNVVEIPYRPRATDKK, from the exons ATGTCCACCGAAATAAAGACAACGAACGTTGAGGAAGTGCTGCCAAACGATGAAGATTTAGGGCGGCGAAACTGCCGTTGGAGAGAGCTCGTACAG aaaTACGAAGaaaccacacaaaatcaatcagACCACAGTATGGATATCGATACGGCGATGGGCATGCTCGATCAGGACATGAGCGACGAAAGCTCAGTCAGTGACGTTCTGGAAGCGTCGTCGGACGAGCAAAGCCCACCGGAGGACGTAGAAGAGATTCAGCGGCAGCTTAAGGTGGCCGTTCCGTTGCGCAAGCGAGAGTGGGAAGCGAACGGGCTGAAGGAAATTCTGGATGACAACGAGTTTCGCATGCTTAGCCACGAAAAGGTGGAGAATTGGTTGCGGAATCATATGCACAGCATCACCGGCCACTACAACGTGCACTACCAGACCGAGCAGGTTACGACGGTAACGGAGACGGAGACGCGCATGGACGCGGATGCCGATTCGCTCTATTCAGTCGACACAGCCCAGTACATCCGCTCAAACAAGCAAATCAGCAACAAGCTCAAGGTGACTACTATGATCAAGCAGTACTCGGTGACGAGTTCAGTGCGCCGTCTCACCAGCCTTGGCATCATAATGGATGATCAGAAAAGTGATCTGGCTAATTCCCGTTTGTCGCTGCCACTGCCCCGAACACTTACCAAATCGGACAGTGCGTGCGACGTTAAGAAAGCCTTGCCACAGTACAGTCATGATCCGAGACAGAAAGCAGCGATCGACAAACAATCTTCGCGAACGATCGGTTCACCTGTtacgaaaaaaacaacaactcacACGACAAAGGCGGAACGTCGCGATCGACGCAAAGTGTTCAAAAAAACGGTTCCCCGCAAGAGGCCGGGTGCATCATCGGGTGAACGTGCAACAGCGCCGGCTAAACAGCGGTACGATCCTGATCAGATGTACGTCAAAGCTTTAGAGCAGTGTGCACGCCAGAAGAGAGCGAAACCGATTTCCCAGCGGAAGGTGTCCCAACGGTTCGCCAACCGGATGCAGTTTACTTCCACCTCGTCTTCATCGGAAAGCGATAGCGATGAGGTGTTTTTTACTCCATTCGCAGCTCGCGATCGAGTACCGTCCAGTTCGCGGATGAAGCCGCTTCCTCCGACTgatccgcagcagcagccgtctCCAGCGGTTGTGGCACCGAAGGACAAACTGGTGATCATATCGCCCAGCAAAACGGCATCCCCCACAGAGCGGGAAATTGTCGGTTCGCTTCAATCTATCACGCTTGGCGCTTCCAAACGACAGCGGGCCGAGCCGGCTGGTCCGGCTCCTGCCGCACCGAGCTGTTCGGAGCCGGCCAAGAAGCGGGTCGAGCTGTTTAAGAACGGCTTCTACTTCGAGGAAGGGTTGGTCATCTATCGGCCCAAAACTATACGCCCCGATGCGGCCCAAAGTGAGCGGATCCAGCTGCTCGTTGGTGATCTCAATTTGACGGGCGTCACGAAGCAACGCCATCTGGACAAGTTCCAAGCGTTCAACCATCGCGTCCACCCAAACTCGACCGTGTGCTTCTATCCGACCGATTCATCCGACACAGCTGAATCGTCCGATACATCGACCGAAAACTCCTATGAAGACGATCCCATCAGCACATTCCGGCCGCGCAACACCGAACGGCTGAATGTGGTGGAGATTCCCTACCGTCCGCGTGCGACGGACAAGAAGTGA
- the LOC126557738 gene encoding DNA-binding protein Ets97D, with product MDPLNIKLEVPDLPLSLGDDGLMMSSADFLPTENDLFLGDDDDDVIVVHMDLRENLSTLRGLVERRIGLSLKHYEFWLQGSTMLESHKNLVDQCVQGEGLVQINVQVQPNKRRINIADVLKPTDEVLESYQREIEHAAKEAEAAAAAKRAAEEEAAAAEAIAAAEAEAEQAKRAAVDNSNRTDCDTPSKVANESQETAIAVAAIIDSVSAEEREKEREKERRNDREKGGKLIPAVKEEVHGFADNSLDDCDESDGEAGDEPLAALPWVYDSAFKRDQQRLNIPDDPSEWTMAQVKHWIQWAVRTFNLNGIKLQDWSITGKELCDLDADDFKLKAPNDPGGLFWMHLELLRRHKIVATLQKPTEGEQLVEMTIRRKIPKVNIGSKNDEFSYCGNRTGNNGQIQLWQFLLEILTDREHRAIIQWMGTEGEFKLCNPELVAQLWGERKNKPTMNYEKLSRALRYYYDGDMISKVHGKRFVYKFVCDLRELLGYDASELSALVNEGSPVNADTQYDSQNYDADFD from the exons ATGGATCCGCTCAACATAAAGCTGGAAGTGCCGGACCTTCCACTCTCGCTCGGCGACGATGGACTGATGATGTCCAGCGCCGATTTCCTCCCAACCGAAAATGACCTGTTTCTCggtgacgatgacgacgacgtgATCGTGGTGCACATGGATTTGCGTGAAAATCTGTCCACCCTACGGGGACTGGTCGAGCGGCGCATCGGGCTTTCGCTGAAGCACTACGAGTTTTGGCTGCAGGGTTCCACCATGCTCGAATCCCACAAAAACCTGGTCGACCAGTGCGTGCAGGGCGAAGGGTTGGTGCAGATCAATGTGCAGGTACAACCGAACAAACGGCGCATCAACATAGCGGATGTGTTGAAACCGACGGACGAGGTACTGGAATCGTACCAGCGTGAAATTGAGCATGCAGCCAAGGAAGCGGAAGCGGCTGCAGCAGCCAAACGTGCCGCGGAGGAAGAGGCAGCCGCAGCCGAAGCAATTGCAGCAGCGGAAGCAGAAGCAGAACAAGCCAAACGGGCCGCCGTGGACAATTCGAACAGAACCGATTGCGATACACCTTCCAAGGTGGCGAATGAATCCCAAGAGACGGCTATTGCTGTTGCGGCCATCATCGATTCGGTCAGTGCAGAGGAACGTGAAAAGGAGCGCGAAAAAGAGCGCCGGAACGATAGGGAAAAGGGTGGAAAGTTAATACCGGCGGTCAAGGAAGAAGTGCACGGTTTCGCGGACAATTCGCTGGACGACTGTGACGAATCGGATGGAGAGGCAGGCGATGAACCGTTGGCAGCGTTGCCGTGGGTGTACGACAGTGCGTTCAAGCGTGACCAGCAACGGTTGAACATTCCGGACGATCCATCGGAATGGACGATGGCGCAGGTGAAGCACTGGATCCAGTGGGCAGTTCGGACGTTTAACCTGAACGGCATTAAGCTACAGGATTGGAGCATTACTGGCAAGGAGCTGTGCGATTTGGATGCGGACGATTTTAAGCTGAAAGCACCGAACGATCCGGGCGGTTTGTTTTGGATGCATTTGGAGTTGCTAAGACGGCATAAGATTGTGGCCACCCTGCAAAAACCGACCGAAGGTGAACAGCTGGTTGAGATGACCATTCGGCGGAAAATTCCCAAAGTCAACATTGGCAGCAAAAACG ACGAATTTAGCTACTGTGGCAATCGAACAGGGAACAATGGGCAGATTCAGCTGTGGCAGTTTTTGCTGGAAATTCTCACCGACCGTGAACATCGTGCCATTATTCAGTGGATGG GAACCGAAGGAGAGTTCAAACTTTGCAATCCGGAACTGGTCGCACAGCTGTGGGGCGAGCGCAAGAACAAACCGACGATGAACTACGAGAAGCTGTCACGCGCTTTGCGCTACTATTACGACGGGGACATGATTTCGAAGGTGCACGGGAAGCGCTTTGTGTACAAGTTCGTGTGCGATCTGCGCGAGCTGCTGGGTTACGATGCGTCCGAGCTGTCGGCCCTGGTCAACGAGGGATCTCCGGTTAATGCAGACACGCAGTACGACAGCCAGAATTATGATGCTGATTTCGATTGA
- the LOC126558858 gene encoding probable U3 small nucleolar RNA-associated protein 11, with the protein MSSWKKAAKSNQKVHRERAQPSARQHLGLLEKKKDYKQRARDRNEKEATLKLLRKRALNKNPDEFYHHMINSKIEQGEHRELEQGDEFTKDQIKLMQTQDLKYVTMKRTMEANKIRRLQGQLHMTDVVNETPNKHIFFVEDEQEANDFDLAKRLDTHPALIGRRSNRPRLSDLEKLQLASVSADEIERINRERGLSYGELMRRIDREKELTVVQKTLEIKRTLKQKRALKPKLVAKGTPNQAPLFKFKFERKR; encoded by the coding sequence ATGTCCAGCTGGAAGAAAGCAGCTAAATCGAACCAGAAAGTGCACCGTGAACGAGCACAACCATCTGCCCGCCAGCATCTTGGGCTGctcgagaaaaagaaagattacAAGCAGCGGGCACGAGATCGCAATGAGAAAGAAGCCACACTGAAGCTGCTCCGGAAGCGAGCGTTAAACAAGAACCCCGATGAATTCTACCACCACATGATCAACTCGAAAATCGAACAAGGCGAACATCGCGAGCTGGAACAGGGTGATGAGTTTACCAAAGATCAGATCAAGCTAATGCAAACACAGGACCTGAAGTACGTCACCATGAAGCGTACGATGGAGGCGAACAAAATACGTCGACTGCAAGGACAACTGCACATGACCGATGTAGTAAACGAAACGCCCAACAAACACATCTTCTTTGTGGAGGACGAACAGGAAGCGAACGACTTTGACCTTGCCAAGCGATTGGACACACATCCAGCGCTGATCGGGCGCCGCTCGAACCGACCGCGGTTAAGCGATTTAGAAAAGCTGCAGCTAGCCAGCGTCAGTGCAGATGAGATAGAGCGTATCAACCGGGAACGTGGCCTGTCGTACGGCGAGCTGATGCGACGCATTGACCGTGAGAAGGAGCTAACCGTGGTACAGAAGACGCTCGAAATCAAGCGTACCCTGAAGCAGAAGCGAGCTCTCAAACCGAAACTGGTTGCTAAGGGAACGCCCAATCAGGCACCGCTGTTTAAGTTCAAGTTTGAAAGAAAACGTTGA
- the LOC126556576 gene encoding filamin-A isoform X6: protein MWSDDEEQGSEPVEATWEEHSQFYRSFSRFMSVSEHDRREMVRVFFIEQDVPVLESPDIDFVPTNMLSGFFLQTHKAEVKMPSGQVDKPVIDDNHDGTVSIRYEPKEEGIHELAVKYNGEHVQGSPFKFHVDSISSGYVTAYGPGLVHGVTGEPAQFIISTKGAGAGGLQMAVEGPSKADITYHDNKDGTVSVSYLPTAPGEYKISVRFGDKHIKGSPYFAKITGEGRKRNQISVGSCSEVTLPGVISDNDLRSLNASIQAPSGLEEPCFLKRMPTGNIGISFTPREIGEHTVSVKRLGKHIANSPFKVNVCEREVGDAKKVLVTGNALKEGKTHQDNVFSIDTRNAGYGGLSLSIEGPSKAEIQCTDKDDGTLNIAYKPTEPGYYIVNLKFADHHVTGSPFTVKVSGEGTNRQREKIQRQREAVPITEVGSQCKLTFKMPGITSFDLSATVTSPGGVSEDAEIQEIEDGLYAVHFIPKELGVHTVSVKYKQIHIPGSPFQFTVGPLKDTGAHLVKAGGPGLEHGEQGVPAEFNVWTREAGGGTLAISVEGPSKADIEFKDRKDGSCDVSYVVSEPGDYRIGLKFNDRHIPDSPFKVYISPAMGEAHKLEVAQFPTGCVQADKPAQFMVRKNGAKGELDAKVVAPSNNEDDCFIQLIDQDQYSVRFYPRENGIHAIHVKFNGVHIPGSPYRIKVGKDDVDPAAVHASGKGLGDVKTGEKTDLIIDTCNAGAGTLAVTVDGPAKVAMDCTEVEEGYKVRYTPLLPGHYYMTIKYNQMHIVGSPFKINCTGESLAEAGGQETSSVIVETVAKVSKGGNRTGVILPIFKSDASKIQSKGMGLKKAYMGKQNQFTVNAGDAGNNILFVGIYGPKGPCDEVFIKHTGRNQYTVNYLVRERGDYILLVKWGDDHIPGSPFKVEV, encoded by the exons CCGAAGTCAAGATGCCTAGCGGACAAGTAGATAAGCCGGTGATCGATGACAACCACGATGGAACCGTCTCGATCCGCTACGAACCGAAAGAGGAAGGTATCCATGAACTCGCGGTCAAGTACAACGGTGAGCATGTGCAAGGTTCACCGTTCAAATTCCACGTCGATTCGATCTCGTCCGGCTACGTGACGGCATACGGACCGGGTCTGGTTCATGGAGTTACTGGCGAACCGGCGCAGTTCATCATCTCCACCAAGGGTGCCGGTGCCGGTGGTTTGCAAATGGCCGTTGAAGGTCCTAGCAAAGCGGAT ATCACCTACCACGACAACAAGGATGGTACGGTGTCAGTCTCGTATTTGCCGACAGCACCCGGCGAGTACAAAATCTCCGTCCGCTTCGGTGACAAGCACATCAAGGGTTCGCCATACTTCGCGAAGATCACGGGTGAAGGCCGCAAACGTAACCAAATTTCGGTCGGATCCTGCTCGGAGGTGACACTGCCAGGTGTCATCAGCGATAACGACCTCCGTTCGCTGAATGCCTCCATTCAGGCACCATCCGGACTGGAAGAGCCTTGTTTCCTAAAACGCATGCCGACCGGTAACATTGGCATTTCGTTTACACCGCGTGAAATCGGGGAGCACACGGTGTCGGTGAAACGACTGGGCAAACACATCGCCAACTCTCCCTTCAAGGTAAACGTGTGTGAGCGCGAGGTAGGAGACGCGAAGAAGGTGCTCGTGACTGGCAATGCGCTAAAAGAGGGCAAAACGCACCAGGATAACGTGTTCTCGATCGATACGCGCAACGCCGGGTACGGTGGTCTGTCACTCTCGATCGAGGGACCTAGCAAGGCGGAGATCCAGTGCACGGACAAGGACGATGGCACGCTTAATATCGCGTACAAACCGACCGAACCGGGCTACTACATCGTGAACCTGAAGTTTGCTGACCACCACGTAACCGGATCACCTTTTACGGTGAAAGTTTCGGGTGAGGGCACGAACCGACAGCGCGAGAAGATTCAGCGCCAGCGTGAGGCAGTGCCAATCACTGAGGTTGGCAGCCAGTGCAAGCTGACGTTCAAAATGCCTGGTATTACGTCGTTCGATCTGTCCGCTACGGTTACTTCGCCCGGCGGCGTGAGCGAAGATGCCGAGATTCAGGAGATCGAAGATGGTCTGTACGCCGTGCACTTCATCCCGAAAGAGCTTGGCGTGCACACGGTGTCCGTCAAGTACAAGCAGATCCATATTCCTG GATCGCCATTCCAGTTCACCGTCGGCCCGCTAAAGGATACCGGAGCGCATCTGGTGAAGGCTGGCGGTCCAGGTCTGGAACACGGTGAACAGGGTGTACCGGCCGAGTTTAACGTGTGGACTCGCGAAGCCGGTGGTGGTACTCTTGCTATTTCGGTCGAAGGCCCCAGCAAGGCAGACATCGAGTTCAAAGATCGCAAGGATGGTTCCTGCGATGTTTCGTACGTCGTCAGCGAACCAG GCGACTATCGCATCGGGTTGAAATTCAACGATCGCCATATTCCGGACTCTCCGTTCAAAGTTTACATCTCACCTGCAATGGGCGAAGCGCACAAGCTCGAGGTGGCGCAGTTCCCGACCGGTTGTGTGCAGGCTGACAAACCGGCTCAGTTTATGGTGCGCAAGAACGGTGCCAAGGGTGAACTGGATGCAAAG GTCGTTGCACCCTCCAACAACGAAGACGATTGCTTCATCCAGCTGATCGATCAGGATCAGTATTCGGTGCGATTCTACCCGCGCGAAAACGGCATCCATGCGATTCACGTCAAGTTTAACGGTGTGCACATACCCGGCTCGCCGTACCGCATCAAGGTGGGCAAGGACGATGTGGATCCGGCAGCCGTACATGCTTCGGGCAAGGGTTTGGGAGATGTGAAGACGGGTGAAAAGACCGATCTGATCATTGACACGTGCAATGCCGGCGCTGGTACGCTTGCCGTGACTGTGGACGGACCGGCCAAGGTGGCGATGGACTGCACGGAAGTGGAAGAGGGCTACAAGGTGCGCTACACGCCACTGCTTCCCGGCCACTACTACATGACGATCAAGTACAATCAGATGCACATCGTGGGATCACCGTTCAAGATCAACTGTACTGGCGAGAGTCTTGCCGAAGCAGGTGGGCAGGAAACCTCGTCGGTTATCGTGGAAACGGTGGCAAAGGTATCGAAGGGTGGCAACAGAACGGGAGTCATCTTGCCCATCTTCAAATCGGACGCTAGCAAAATCCAATCGAAGGGTATGGGACTGAAAAAGGCGTACATGGGCAAGCAGAATCAGTTTACGGTCAATGCCGGCGATGCGG GCAACAACATCCTTTTCGTTGGCATTTACGGACCGAAAGGGCCGTGCGATGAGGTCTTCATAAAGCACACAGGACGCAACCAGTACACGGTCAACTATTTGGTTCGCGAGCGCGGTGACTACATTTTGCTGGTGAAATGGGGCGATGATCACATCCCTGGCTCTCCGTTTAAGGTAGAAGTTTAA